The region CTCCACGTACGGCGTCACGGACAGGACGGACGGGGTGCGCCGCGGATCGGAGCCGGAGTAGGTCGCGTACCGGTTGAACCAGGTGCGTAGCCGCGGGTCCGGCAGAGCGGCCCTGCCCAGCCCGGCGAGCGAGCGCCACGGGGCGACCTCCCGAAGGTCGCGGAGCCGGTGGGACAGCCGGAGCAGGTCCCGCGGCCCGTCGAACGGCCGGCGCAGCACGGTGTCGCCGACGAGGTCCCAGAGCCGGCCGGAGCGCCGGTACAACGCCTCCCACGCCGCCCCGGAGCCCGGCCCCAGCGCCGCGTCGAGGGCGGCCGGGACGTCCGCGGGGTCGTGCGGCATGTCCAGCCGCGTCCCGTCGGCGAACCGGTACGCGCAGATCGGGTCGACGGGCACGACGTCCAGCCCGGCCGGCCCGCCGGTGTCCGCGAAGAGCTCGTCGAGCACCTGCGGGAGGGTGAGCAGGGACGGGCCGGTGTCGAACGCGAAGCCGTCCCGCTCGTAGGTGCCGAGCTTGCCGCCGTGCGTCGCGGCGCGTTCGTGCAGCGCGACGGCGTGGCCCTGCGCCGCCAGCCGGGCCGCCACGGCGAGGCCGCCGACCCCGGCGCCGATCACGATCACCCGGCTCACCGGTCCGCCCTCCTCACAGGGCGCGGCCCTTCCAGGTCAGCGTGCCCGCGTGCCGCCCGGCCCAGGACGACGCGAGCAGGCCCAGCAGCGTCAGGACCGAGGCCGGGTGCGCGGCCGCGTCCGGCCAGACCCGTCCCCCGGTGCGGCGCGCCGCGAGCACCCGGCCGACGATACCGGCGGCGTACCCGAGCAGCCCGGCCCGGGACCCGCGCAGCGCGGCCAGCGCCGGGACGACGTAGACCAGCGCCAGCAGCGCTGCCACGGCGGCCGACGCACCGGGACCGCCGAACGCCCGCCACAGGGACTTCCGGTACCCGGCGGCCAGCTCGGCCCAGCCGTCGTACATCCGGCAGGTGGCGATGCGGGAGCCGTCCGCGACGCCCGTCCGCCCGCCCGCCCGGCGGACGGCCCGAGCGAGCGCGATGTCGTCCAGGACCTCCCCGGCGACGGCCACGAACCCGCCGGCGGTGGCGAGCGCGCCGGAGTCGACCAGGAGGAACTGGCCGTTGGCCGCAACCAGCGAGGGCCGCCGGGACCGCTCGGCCACCCCCAGCGGCAGGCTCACCAGCCACGACCAGGCCAGGAGCGGCTGCACCAGGCGGGTGGCCGGGCCGTCGGCGAGCTGGCGGGGCCACGGGCAGAGCAGCGCGAACCCGCCGTCGCGCAGGACCGCCACCGCGGCGGCGACGGCGTGCGGCGCGAGCACGACGTCCGCGTCGACGAACACCAGCACCCGCCCGGTCGCCGCGGCGGCGAGCTGCGCGCACGCGTGCGGTTTGCCCAGGACGCCCGCGGGCGGCGGCGTGCCCCGCAGGACTCGCAGGCGGGGATCGGCCCCGGCGACGTGCTCGACCAGCGCGGGCGTGCCGTCCGTGGAGCCGTCGTCGAGGACGAGCAGCTCCAGGTCCGGCACGCCCGTCTGGGCGAGGAGCGAGCGGACGGTCGGCGCGATCCGGTGCGCCTCGTCGCGGGCGGGGACGAGCACGGAGACGCGTTCCCGCACGGGCGGCGGCTCGGCCGGAGGGACCCGGAGGCGGCGGAGGTTGAACAGTTCGTGGAGGGTTCCGGCCACGGCGAGGCCGGCCCCGGCCCGCACCGCGCGGCGCACGGTCCGGGCCGTCCACGACTCGATCATCGCCGCAGATACTAGGCCGGAACGGCGCCGGCGGCGCGGCGGGGACGATCGCGCCGAACCTGGGCCACAAGGGGGTTTTGGCGCGCCCCGGGCGGGGATCTCGCGATGTGCCGGGTCACCGGGTACGCCGCGCCGAAGGGTTCCGCCATGCTCCGTAGCTCCCCCGCCCTGCGCCGCGGGCGCCTCGACCGGACGGCGTGGATGCTGGTCGCCGCGGCGGTGCTGACCCAGATCCTGTACCCGCTGACCCCGCAGACGCTGCTCGTCGTGCCGACCGTGGTGTCCGTGGTGATCTTCGCGGCGGCGTCGCTCACCGACGCCGCCCGCCGGCACGGAGCCCGCGGCGCCGTCGTCCTGCTCGTCGTGGCCGGGGGCGGCGGGCTCGCCGCGGAGGCCATGGGCGTGGCCACCGGCCTCCCGTTCGGCGCCTACGCCTACACCGGCAGCCTCGGGGCGGAGCTGTTCGACGTCCCGGTGATCGTGCCACTGGCGTGGATCATGATGGCCTGGCCGGCGCTCGTCGTGGGCCGGTCGCTGGTGGCGTCGTCGCCGGTCGCGGTCGCCGCGGTCGGCGGGGTCGCGCTCGCGGCCTGGGACGTCTTCCTCGACCCGCAGATGGTCGACGCCGGGCACTGGCGGTGGACGCACCCGTCGCCCTCGCTGCCGCTCGTCCCGGGCATCCCGCTGAGCAACTACGCCGGCTGGCTGGTGGTGTCCGTCCTGATGATCGCCGCGCTGGACCGGCTGCTCGGGCGGCGCCGGGCCGGTGCGCCCCCGTCCGGTCCGGCGGCGGCGCTGTACCTGTGGGTGTACGCCTCGTCCGTCCTCGCCCACCTCGCGTTCTTCGGGCTGCCCGGATCCGCGCTGGCGGGAGGCGTCCTGATGGGGCTCGTGGCCGTGCCGTTCGCCCGCGTGGTGTGGCGTGCCGCGGTCCCGTCCGGCCTCGCGGCCCCGGCCCCGCCCCGGGCGGAGTCCGCTCTCCGGGCCGTCCGCGGCTCCGACGACCGGCGGCCTCGCTGACGCGCTACCGGGGCTCCGCCGCACGGCGCCGCCGGACCACCACCGCCACGACGATCGCGACCACGGCCGCCGCGACCGCGGCGCGGACGGCGCCGGCGGCCCCGGCCTTCCGCCCGGCGGTGCGGAGCCGGGCCGGGACGTCGAGCCGCGAGGAGAGCTCGTCGAGGGTCTCGCCGAGGTCCTCGCGGACCTGCTCGATCTCCTGCACGCGGTCGTCCTCCATGCGCTCGACCTCGCGCTCCACCTCGGCCCGGAGCTCCTTCGACGTCGTCTCCGTCCCGTCGACGACCGGACGGTCCGGGGACAGGCCGCCCGGCTCCTCGTTCTCCGCGTGCGTGCTCATGCTGGCGTTCCTCTCGACGGGCCGGACCGGGCGTGTGCCGCGGGATGACCGTTTTCCGTTCCGGTCAACCCTCCGGGTCCGACCGTCCCCGCCTCACCAGCGGTTGCGGCGCCGGTCCCGCCACGACCGCCCGTCCGGGTCGTAGACGAGGCGGTAGACGGGTGCGGCCCACAGCTTCGTGTGCAGCGGCAGGTGCTCCGGCCGGTGCGGGCGCAGCCGTCCCGGGGGCCGCGGCCCGGCCCGCCCCGCATCGTGCCAGGCGTCGAGCGCGGAGGCCGCGGACTCGAAGGCCGCCACGGCGCCGTCCGGGTCGAGCAGGTCGGCGTCGTCGCCGGGGCCGCGGTCGAGGTGGTGGCGCATCAGCTCGAGGCGCAGGTCCCGGGCGAAGCGGCGGGCCCCGTCGCCGAGGCCGCCGGGATCGGCCGGGCCGCGCCCGTCCGGCCGCTCGTCCAGCACCGCGGCGGTCAGCTCGCTGTCGTGGCTCCAGGAGCGGCGGTTGAGGTTGGCGCTGCCGACGGCTGCCCACACGTCGTCCATCACGGCGACCTTCGCGTGTGCGTACACCGGCGTGCCGCAGTGGTTCTCCAGGTCGAACACGTGCAGCCGGTCCGCGGCCGCCCGGCGGCAGACCTCGAGCGCCTCGAGCCGGCCGACCTGGTTCGGCGGCAGTGCCAGCCGGCCGTCGACGTCCGGATGCCGCGGGACGACGACCACGATGTGCAGCTCCGGGCTCCGCTGCAGCGCCGCGGCGAGCAGGCGGGCGATGTGCGGGGACCACATGTACTGGTCCTGCAGGTAGATCAGCCGCCGGGCCCGCCGCAGGGCCTTGGCGTAACCCCGGGCCACGGACCGCTCGCCGTCGGGCGCGAACGGGTAGCCGGGCCGGGTCGACGGGTAGGTGCGCAGCACCTGCACGGACATCTCCCCCACGGGTGCCGGGTCCGGTCCCTGGTCCGGGAGCGGATCGGCCACCATGTCCGCCCCGTCGAGCGCGTCGCGGATCCGGGCGAGGGGTGAGTACAGGTCGAGCGGCCGCGGATCGTTCCACCGCTCCCGGAACACCGCGTCGAACATCCCGACGGCGGGGCCGTGCACCTCGAGCTGGACGTCGTGCCACGGCGGGTGCTCGCCGTACACCGCCGCCATCGGCAGGCTCTGCGGGTCCCCGGCGTGCGTCGCGTCGTCCCGGCGCGAGTGGCACAGGTCGATGCCGCCGACGAACACCACGTCGCGGGCGGGATCGCCGGGGCGGCGCAGCACGACCAGCTTCTGGTGGTGCGAGCCCGCCAGGCGCACGCGCTGGTCCAGCAACACCTCGCCGCCGGCCTCGCGGACCTCGTCGCCGAGCCGGCGGTTCTCCTTCTCGCTGTAGGCCAGCTCGTCGGAGTGGGAGCGCCACATCAGCCCCTTGACGAGGACCCCGCGGCGGGCCGCGTCCCCGAACAGCTCGGCGACCGCGGGGCCGTCGGGGGTCAGCAGCTCGTCGGCGTCGCCGCGCCAGTCGGTGAAGAACAGCTGGTCCCCGGGCCCCAGCTCGGGGACCTCCTCGGCGAGCCGGGCGAAGTACGTCGCGCCGTCGACGAGGGGCCGGACGTCGTTCCCGGCACACCAGGCGGGCAGTTCGCAGGCCGGGTTGTCCCGTTCCCGCATCGTCAGGAACCACTGGTCGAGGTCCACGCTCACCTCTCGGGCCGGGCGGTGCGGCACTGTCCGATCACGAGCCGCGGAGGCGGACGCTACCGACGGAAGCGGCGATTCGCTCGATGCCGCGTCAGGGGCTGACGGGGCCGCCGGGTCGCCCGGCCGCGCCGCCCGTGATCTGCTCTCGGCGTGCGTGTCGCGACCGTGAACATCGCGTCCGGCCGAGACCGCCGCGGCCGGTCGGCCGACGCCGCCGGGCTCGCCGCGGCCGTCGCGGGCCTCACCGTGGACGTGCTGTCCGTACAGGAGCTGGACATCGGGCAGCCCCGGTCACACGTCGACCAGCCCGCGGTGCTGGCCGCGGCGTTCGGGGCGTCGGCCTGGCGGGACGTGGCGACGGTCGCCGGGACGCCCGACCCGTCCGCGTCCTGGCGCCCGCTCGTACCCCCGACGCTGCGGGGTCCGGACGACGACCGATCGGGCCCGCGCTATGGGATCGGGCTCTTCTGCCGGCGCCCGGTCCGGCGCTGGCACGTGCTCGGGCTCCCGCCCGGCCGGGCGAGGCTGCCGGTTCCGGGCCCGCGCACGCAGGAGCCGCGCGTGGTGTGGTTCCCGGACGAGCCGAGGGCCGCCGTCGCCGCGGAGCTGGACGGTCTGACCGTCGTCGGCACCCACCTGTCGTTCGCTCCGCACACCGCGATCGCGCAGCTGCGCCGGGTGCGGGCCTGGGCGGCGCGGTTGCCGGGGCCGGTCCTGCTCGCCGGGGACCTCAACCTCGCGGGCCCGCCGGCCGCGCTCGTGGCGAGGGGATCGCGGCTGGTCCGGGGGCCGACGTTCCCCGCCGACCGGCCTCGGCTGCAGGTCGACCACCTGCTGGCGCTGGGCCGGCTCAGCGGGCGCGACCCGGAGATCCGCGCACTCGCGATCGGTGATCACCGCGCTGTGGCGGTCACCGTGCAGCGACGCGGGTCCTGACCCGGCCTAGCCGGAATGGGCTCAGTAGAGCACCGGCGGCGCGGGCTCCCAGCCCCGGCCCGCCTCCGCCATGTGCAGCGGCCGGTCGCACCCGAAGCGGGCGTGGGTCCGCTCCCAGCCGCGGGCCAGGGCCGGGTGGCAGACGGTGACACCCGCGCCGCACTTCTCGCACTCCCCCGCCCACTCCACCGCGACGAGACCGGACGGGTACCGCTGTTCCTGCTGCCTCATTCCGCACACTCCCGAGCCGGGTCGCCCGGCCCGACGATCGCTCTGCGGTCGTCGTCCTCGAGCCGGGACGCACCGGTCCCACCGGGGGTGCCCGCCCCCGGCACGCTCAATCGGGCCGATCGGGTGAATCCGGACGCCGGACGCGGACGGGTCCGTCCGAGATGTGCCGTGGTCCGCCCGTTCGTAGGGTTCGGGACATGGAGCCCGACGAGGAGACCCTGGCGTTCGCGCACCGGATGTTCGAGCTCGCCCGCGACGGCGGCACCGAGGAGCTCGCCGCGAACGTCGACGCGGGGCTTCCGGTGAACCTGACCAACCACAAGGGCGACACCCTGCTGATCCTCGCGGCCTACCACGGCCACCCGGAGACCGTGGCGGCGTTGCTGGCCCGCGGCGCCGACCCGGCCCGGGTCAACGACCGCGGGCAGACCGCGCTGGGGGCGGCAACGTTCCGCCGCACCCGCGACTCCGTGGTCGCGCTGCTCGCGGCCGGCGCGGACCCGGCGGCGGGCGGGCAGTCCGCGCTGGCCGTCGCGCAGTTCTTCGACCTGCCGGAGATGGCGGAGCTGCTGCGCGGTGGCCCGGCGGCCGAGTGATCCGTTTCGGATGGGGAACGGCCGGGCACGTCCCGGGTGCCAGCGTCGATCAACCGGCGTCCACAGCATCTACGACGAGGCAGGCCGATGCCCCCCACTCGCAAGCCCGACCAGACCGCCCCCGCCCCCGTCAGCCCGACCGGTGTCGAGATGCCGCTCCCCGACGGAGCCCCCGACCCGCGTGCCCAGGCCGGTGACGTCCTGACCTCCCCGCAGGGCGTCCGGATCCCGGACACCGACCACTCGCTCAAAGCGGGTCCGCGGGGCCCGGTCCTGCTCGAGGACTTCCATCTCCGCGAGAAGATCAGCCACTTCGACCACGAGCGGATCCCGGAACGGGTCGTGCACGCCCGCGGCGCGGGCGCCCACGGCACGTTCACCAGCTACGGAACGGCGGGGAACATCACCCGCGCGGCGGTGCTGGCCGAGAAGGGCCTCGAGACCCCGGTCTTCGTCCGGTTCTCGACCGTGCTCGGCTCCCGGGGCTCGGCGGACACGGTCCGCGACACCCGTGGCTTCGCCGTGAAGTTCTACACGAAGGAGGGGAACTGGGACCTCGTCGGCAACAACATCCCGGTCTTCTTCATCCAGGACGCGATCAAGTTCCCGGACATCATCCACGCCGGCAAGCCCAGTCCCACCCGCGAGATCCCGCAGGCCCAGTCCGCGCACGACGGCTTCTGGGACTTCGTCAGCCTGCACACCGAAGCCACCCACCACACGCTGTGGAACATGAGCGACCGTGGCATCCCGCGGAGCTACCGCACGATGGAGGGCTTCGGGGTCCACACGTTCCGTCTGGTCAACGCCGACCGGGAGACGACCCTGGTCAAGTTCCACTGGAAGCCGGTCCTGGGCGTGCACAGCCTGACCTGGGAGGAGGCGCAGATCGCCGCGGGTGTCGATCCGGACTTCCACCGTCGCGACCTCGCCGACGCCATCGAGGCGGGCGCCTTCCCCGAGTGGGAGCTGGGCGTGCAGATCTTCCCGGACACCGAGGAGGAGACCTACGAGGGCATCGACCTCCTCGACCCGACGAAGATCGTCCCCGAGGAGATGGTCCCGGTCCAGCCGATCGGGAAGCTGGTGCTGAACGCCAACCCGCAGAACTACTTCGCGGAGACCGAGCAGATCGCCTTCTGCACCGGACACGTGGTGCCGGGGATCGAGTTCACCAACGACCCCCTGCTGCAGGGCCGCAACTTCTCCTACCTGGACACCCAGCTCACCCGCCTCGGCGGCCCGAACTGGCCGCAGATCCCGATCAACCGGCCGCACGTCGCCGTCAACGACAACCACCGCGACGGCTTCATGCAGCAGGGCGTCCCGGTCGGCGAGGCGCCCTACCTGCCCAACTCGATCGACGACGGCAGCCCGCAGCCGGCCGACTTCGAGCACGGCGGGTACGTCAACGTGCCGCGGCAGGTCGAGGGTGAGGTCGCCCGCGGGGTCCCGTCGTCCTTCGACGACCACTTCAGCCAGCCTGCGATGTTCTACGCGAGCCTGTCCGACGTCGAGAAGACGCACACCATCGAGGCCTACACCTTCGAGCTCGGAAAGGTCTACGAGCAGGAGATCAAGGAGCGCACGCTCGGCATCCTCGCGAAGATCGACTCGGATCTCTGCGAGAAGGTCGCCGCCGGGCTCGGCCTGCCCGTGCCGGACGGCAAGCCGGTCGAGCACCTGCCCCCGTCCCCGGCACTGGCCCAGGTCAAACCCGACTCGTTCCCAATCGCCGGGCGTCAGGTGGGCGTCGTCGCCGGGCCGGACGCGGACCTTGCCGGCATCGCGGCGCTGCGGAGCGCACTGGAGGACGAGGGCGCGCAGGTCAAGGTGATCGCCCCGCACGGCGGGACGCTCGGCAAGGGAAAGAACCAGCAGGTCGTCGAGCGGACGGTCGTCACCGCCCGGTCCATCGAGTTCGACGCCGTGGTCGTCGCGGACGGCGCCCCGAAGGACTCCGACATCAAGTCGGTGGTACTCCTTCAGGAGGCGTACCGGCAGCTCAAGCCGTTCGCCGCGTGGGGCGACGGCGCGGAGGTCCTGACCTCGGCCGGCATCGACGTCGACGGGCCCGGGGTCCTGACCGGAAAGACCGCGGATTCCCTTGCGAAGGACCTCGTGGCGGCGCTCGGCCGCCACCGGGTGTGGGAGCGCGAGGAGCTGGTCACGGCCTCGGCCGTGCCGCCCGCCTCCTGAGCCTCCCCCGACACGACGCGGCCGGCGGGACATCGTCCCGCCGGCCGCGTCGTGGGTGGTGCCGGAGTCAGCTCGCGATGGCGACCGCGCGGTGCTCGTCGGGCACGCAGTGGGGTCTCCATGATCTCGGCCGGGTCCTCGAGCGGCTGCAGCCGGCGTTCGAGCCGCCGCGGCCCGCCGCACGGTTTGCCGGGCGGGTGATCGAGGAACGTGA is a window of Pseudonocardia sp. T1-2H DNA encoding:
- a CDS encoding glycosyltransferase; its protein translation is MIESWTARTVRRAVRAGAGLAVAGTLHELFNLRRLRVPPAEPPPVRERVSVLVPARDEAHRIAPTVRSLLAQTGVPDLELLVLDDGSTDGTPALVEHVAGADPRLRVLRGTPPPAGVLGKPHACAQLAAAATGRVLVFVDADVVLAPHAVAAAVAVLRDGGFALLCPWPRQLADGPATRLVQPLLAWSWLVSLPLGVAERSRRPSLVAANGQFLLVDSGALATAGGFVAVAGEVLDDIALARAVRRAGGRTGVADGSRIATCRMYDGWAELAAGYRKSLWRAFGGPGASAAVAALLALVYVVPALAALRGSRAGLLGYAAGIVGRVLAARRTGGRVWPDAAAHPASVLTLLGLLASSWAGRHAGTLTWKGRAL
- a CDS encoding carotenoid biosynthesis protein — protein: MCRVTGYAAPKGSAMLRSSPALRRGRLDRTAWMLVAAAVLTQILYPLTPQTLLVVPTVVSVVIFAAASLTDAARRHGARGAVVLLVVAGGGGLAAEAMGVATGLPFGAYAYTGSLGAELFDVPVIVPLAWIMMAWPALVVGRSLVASSPVAVAAVGGVALAAWDVFLDPQMVDAGHWRWTHPSPSLPLVPGIPLSNYAGWLVVSVLMIAALDRLLGRRRAGAPPSGPAAALYLWVYASSVLAHLAFFGLPGSALAGGVLMGLVAVPFARVVWRAAVPSGLAAPAPPRAESALRAVRGSDDRRPR
- a CDS encoding DUF3618 domain-containing protein: MSTHAENEEPGGLSPDRPVVDGTETTSKELRAEVEREVERMEDDRVQEIEQVREDLGETLDELSSRLDVPARLRTAGRKAGAAGAVRAAVAAAVVAIVVAVVVRRRRAAEPR
- a CDS encoding phospholipase D family protein, which produces MDLDQWFLTMRERDNPACELPAWCAGNDVRPLVDGATYFARLAEEVPELGPGDQLFFTDWRGDADELLTPDGPAVAELFGDAARRGVLVKGLMWRSHSDELAYSEKENRRLGDEVREAGGEVLLDQRVRLAGSHHQKLVVLRRPGDPARDVVFVGGIDLCHSRRDDATHAGDPQSLPMAAVYGEHPPWHDVQLEVHGPAVGMFDAVFRERWNDPRPLDLYSPLARIRDALDGADMVADPLPDQGPDPAPVGEMSVQVLRTYPSTRPGYPFAPDGERSVARGYAKALRRARRLIYLQDQYMWSPHIARLLAAALQRSPELHIVVVVPRHPDVDGRLALPPNQVGRLEALEVCRRAAADRLHVFDLENHCGTPVYAHAKVAVMDDVWAAVGSANLNRRSWSHDSELTAAVLDERPDGRGPADPGGLGDGARRFARDLRLELMRHHLDRGPGDDADLLDPDGAVAAFESAASALDAWHDAGRAGPRPPGRLRPHRPEHLPLHTKLWAAPVYRLVYDPDGRSWRDRRRNRW
- a CDS encoding endonuclease/exonuclease/phosphatase family protein, whose product is MRVATVNIASGRDRRGRSADAAGLAAAVAGLTVDVLSVQELDIGQPRSHVDQPAVLAAAFGASAWRDVATVAGTPDPSASWRPLVPPTLRGPDDDRSGPRYGIGLFCRRPVRRWHVLGLPPGRARLPVPGPRTQEPRVVWFPDEPRAAVAAELDGLTVVGTHLSFAPHTAIAQLRRVRAWAARLPGPVLLAGDLNLAGPPAALVARGSRLVRGPTFPADRPRLQVDHLLALGRLSGRDPEIRALAIGDHRAVAVTVQRRGS
- a CDS encoding ankyrin repeat domain-containing protein: MEPDEETLAFAHRMFELARDGGTEELAANVDAGLPVNLTNHKGDTLLILAAYHGHPETVAALLARGADPARVNDRGQTALGAATFRRTRDSVVALLAAGADPAAGGQSALAVAQFFDLPEMAELLRGGPAAE
- a CDS encoding catalase, with product MPPTRKPDQTAPAPVSPTGVEMPLPDGAPDPRAQAGDVLTSPQGVRIPDTDHSLKAGPRGPVLLEDFHLREKISHFDHERIPERVVHARGAGAHGTFTSYGTAGNITRAAVLAEKGLETPVFVRFSTVLGSRGSADTVRDTRGFAVKFYTKEGNWDLVGNNIPVFFIQDAIKFPDIIHAGKPSPTREIPQAQSAHDGFWDFVSLHTEATHHTLWNMSDRGIPRSYRTMEGFGVHTFRLVNADRETTLVKFHWKPVLGVHSLTWEEAQIAAGVDPDFHRRDLADAIEAGAFPEWELGVQIFPDTEEETYEGIDLLDPTKIVPEEMVPVQPIGKLVLNANPQNYFAETEQIAFCTGHVVPGIEFTNDPLLQGRNFSYLDTQLTRLGGPNWPQIPINRPHVAVNDNHRDGFMQQGVPVGEAPYLPNSIDDGSPQPADFEHGGYVNVPRQVEGEVARGVPSSFDDHFSQPAMFYASLSDVEKTHTIEAYTFELGKVYEQEIKERTLGILAKIDSDLCEKVAAGLGLPVPDGKPVEHLPPSPALAQVKPDSFPIAGRQVGVVAGPDADLAGIAALRSALEDEGAQVKVIAPHGGTLGKGKNQQVVERTVVTARSIEFDAVVVADGAPKDSDIKSVVLLQEAYRQLKPFAAWGDGAEVLTSAGIDVDGPGVLTGKTADSLAKDLVAALGRHRVWEREELVTASAVPPAS